The region tcaccttcactctaaaggggcccactgattaacagtccgccggacagtatcggcctgtcagttagaacaaaattttgacagttccgaacaactgacagtccgataccgtccggcggactgttaatcagtgggccccttaatgctaaacaaacgaagaataagaactaacagcgataagaccgcctgttgctacctttatctacattgtaaatcggttttagggttccgtacccaaagggtaaaacacgggaccctattactaagattccgctgtccgtccgtccgtctgtcaccaggctgtatctcacgaaccgtgatagctagacagttgaaattttcacagatgatttatttctgttgccgctataacaacaaatactaaaaacaggataaaataaaaattttagtggggcctcccatacaacaaacgtgatttttgaccgaagttaagcaacgtcgggcggggtcagtacttggatgggtgaccgtttttataaataatggtacggaacccttcgtgtgcgagtccgacttgcacttcgccggttttttttaaatttgtttttatgtttgtggtgtaataaagaatattttagagtcagaccaagaaaagtctacagcaattttgatagcacacgcagtgcaagtgttatttatatgtcataatttcatagaagcgacgtttgaaataatacttgcactgcgtgttttatcaaaatcgctatagatttttcttggcctaactctactttaaattacaaagtaaggcctaaattataaaataaggcccatcaatgtttttttttttgtgtttattaaacttgatattttgtctatagtattagcggacatggcctcaaaatttaaacccgcttaagaatcgggccttatttcgtgcattatatacaatactacccatttttgtgtagtcattatttatactatagaagcattgtttgagtagccaattatttaaacagtatttttttaaagggcaacggtggcaatattttaaggtctggataataagatacagatcttaataaggatatcaatgtaagtgaatgttaccatgactaccaaacaaacaaatgtgatagaatttgccagctggcattgtaacattcagacagttacctatgtacctaatctgaaatatgaataaattagtaatattttaaacaggaaagtaaaccgaattttggccttttgctggacacaatcacaatagtaatttgttttacaagagggcaaagtttatcgccaccggttgatgcatttgcagcaccaatggtagaaaatgcaagctcatcatcaactgcataatcgacgtttgatatgactattgaatccgagctttttgatcatgaatcatgataaaacaaaattttagaaggtcgcagaatagtggatttaaaatatttattttctgtgatctcaaatatcaggcacgatcatacaaattgtacatttgctgatcttgcctttgtcattgaaagacgtaagggtttacacagagaatatatatttaagtgtaatatgtgcaaaaaaaaggaaacgatacactctgaagacccaaaaagaaaatgttagtaaatactgctcctccccatggttacttggttccttattcaacctacctgaaattaaacgagtaggttagtaaattatatcattttacattataaagttaaatgtttaggtatctcaatcacttactcactggtggacatggacgcaaaatttttgcccatctacttttactatcttataaaaaatgaaattttgaaagttagcacgcttaaagttcgtttttagggttccgtacctcaaaaggaaaaaacggaacccttataggatcactcgtgcgtctgtctgtctgtccgtctgtcacagcctattttctcggaaactactggaccaattaagttgaaatttggtacacatatgtaaattagtgacctaaagatggaaatgttttttttataattttaaaatacataggttcgaagttatttaagaaaacagccaaaaaatgaccattcacccccttttatctccgaaactactgggtctaaaatattgaaaaatacacaaaatagttctttacctatagatgacaggaaaacctattagaaatgtgcagtcaagcgtgagtcggacttatgtacggaaccctagtttttgcattaaggtaacagattttgacatgtcttattaaaaattaccattgaaaaataagtcatagcaaatatgttagaattataaatcatattaatcatattaatgagcaagagcaccctaaaccggcgagcgtgtatgaggaatgttatgaatgtgaaggaagcgaaagtggtatgtcaggatcgtagcaagtggaaatccgtggtctctgcctacccctccgggaaataggcgtgattgtatgtatgtatgtatgtatgtattaatcatatacttttttatattcttttgctttcataagtaatataaactaatttttgaaagcgtttttcaataattattaataaaaagacacgtcatgattgtttaccttctttctaatgctaaaaaataacgaactataataaccgggccttatttggtacagaaccttgatttgataggtacatcggatattctgggcccctgagtttgttacgtaaaggacaaaatggtgacatgtggttagagctgatactgttaaactagtggttctgtgcgctaagtataaaaaataagcttcagcgaactcattaagcctagaaaaaaccctacaccctactgcgacttaagtcagtcttgagtctttgaatcaatttccgtagtagtactagtactactaaggtactaggaggtaataaggcctatagcaAATATGCCtatataataaggcctacctgaaaaataatgttcttacaacagtgtaaccgtgttagttatttgagtaacatatatgtaaagtgatacaattaaaagctaacagcaaaccagtacataaattatatcttatgtacttcttatgaattacactcttataaaggtttcggctaattacgcttaattacttgaataaagatagatgaattgcgtgcggtccaataggtaaccacaactcacggagtccaaaacaataagctgatcagcaaagtcaagtaaacaaagccaagtcacagtagtagaaagattatcgagttccgtaaacgtaagccgggtcaaaaaattcaatcgcaacacagtaagtaataagtgaacgcctcgtggcagtaacgcacgaaaaataacattgcaaattgtcggcaatgaggcgcgcgcgggtgcaagcgtacgcatctgtgtgcgtgcattacacacacaaatacagtctctcacgccccgtcagagcgacgggtatattcagcttgaaatctcaaaattgacttttagctcagctcccgtttcatCTTAAATTGTCAATATCATAATTTTACTCAACagaaagcggccaagtgcgagtcggactcgctcatGAACGGTTCCGTAGCAGTAAGTAACATacctaataaaattgcggtttacgatttatgacgtattaaaaactacttactagatctcgttcaaaccaattttcggtggaagtttgcatggtaatgtacatcatatattttttttagttttatcattctcttattttcgaagttacagggggggggcaCACAtattaccactttggaagtgtctctcgcgcaaactattcagtttagaataaaatgatattagaaacctccatatcatttttgaaggcctatccatagataccccacacgtaaggatttgataaaaaaatattttcaagtttcagttctaagtaggTATGGGGAACCgccaaaatgtattgttttttttttttcaatttttgtgtgaaaatcttaatgcggttcacagaatacatctaataattaccaagtttcaacagtatagttcttagagtttcggaaaaaagtggctgtgacatacggacggacagacagatatgacgaatccataagggttccgttttttgccatgtggctacggagccctaaaaaggAATGTAGGTAGTTAAGTCCTACTTCGGTAGTCGTGTAAAAAGTAGGCTTTTAACTTACTGGTTATATTCGAGAGTTAAATCCGGCTGCGGGTAGAGTCCGCGCGCCATGCATCTAATGTTCAACGTGTTGTTGTCGCCCTCAGGTTGCACGTCCAAAACAAACTCGCTCTCAGGGCCTGAAAACattaataaccaatattttcaCAAAACGAAATGCTCGTAAACTACCGCCGTGCCGTTACGACCATGAAACCTTCAAGGAAAGGGCATACGCCTATCTTAAactgccggcaacgcacttacatcCCCTCTGGTGCTCGTTTGCATCCTATATCATTGAAAAACTCTTccgattttcgtaggaatttaAAGGCTGGTTCCATTTATGAATGGATaatatccggctcgaaggaccacgTCATTTTTCTTTGGTAGGTAACTGACGAAACCCCATTCACTTAAAAAAAGCTTTCTGTCGGTGATAATGATTAAACCATCTCGACTAGACGCCAAAGTATATCTCTATTATCTCTTCTCTGATGATCTCAGTGCTGCCAACTAGTGTGCGTTATTTTAAAGAATCCTCATTTTGATATTGACATTTTGGCAAACAGCTATTCAAGTACATCTTGCACTTATTTCAATGATGTGGCATATGAAAGTAATTCAGTCACATTTGCACACGTGCAACATCCAAAGAGTTTCTTATCTCACAATAAAGAGTCAACTGACTGAAGACCAGCATCGTCGCGGTCTGGCTCGCGTTGGCGCCGGAGTCGTGTCGGATGCGGCACGTGTAGTCGCCGCTTAACTCCGGGGCCGCTTGTACGATGCGCAGCGGGCTACGCTGCTGTCGAGTGCTTACATCTGTGGAATGTAGGTACAATATATTAAAAGCGGTTTACATtctcgcgcgagccacgagccgagccgcgagccgcgccacgagacgcgagtgtaagcggggggctcgtggctcggctcgcgtggaggagcggtttttttGACACGAGCCAAAGGGGCTCGCGCGGGACACGCGGTTCCGTTTACACTCGCGTTCGGCTTGTCATTCggttataaaccttatgccgtgccgttagtgtttaaaatatattagctcgacgagcttacgagccacgagccgagccgcgagacgggagtgtaatcattagctcgacggGCTTACGCGCTCGAGGCGAGCCAcacgagacgcgccgcgagACGAGCCACCGAGCCGCGAATCTAAACCGGccattataaatgcgaaagtaacccTGTCAGTCTatatgttacctcttcacgtttTAACCGCTGAACTTATTGAGATGAAATTTCTAATGGAGATAGTTTGAACCCcagaaggacataggatagtttttatcccgGAAATCATGTCTTAAGGGGGGAAAAAGGGCGTGGAATTTCCTATGGAAGTGGTATatgaaaatattcattctgCGTGTACGAAAGCGAAGAGATAAAGTTCTCTCCTTTAACTTTAATACCATAACTGTTTACTTGAAACTTTATAATCCAGATCCAGCCGTTCCTCCAACATGTCGCTAACTTTAGGCGCCGTCCCGGGCCTCCACTCATACACTTCACTTCCATTGAACAACCATTGCAGAGTAAACTTATCATCCAAGACAGAGTAATGGCAGTCCAAGATGGTGGCGTTGCCAGCTTGCACCAGCTCTGGAACCACTAGTTTGTCTATGGCCACTGTGTTAAGCATGTCTGAAAAATAAAACAGTGGTGAGACTGGTGAGAATCGCTTCCGACTTGAATCATAGCTGGTGGTAaagatctatttatttatacaacaaACATTAAATATCCAACTAGCAAAGGAATCAACTTATTTTATCCAAATTTTAAGcctaaaatataaatacatacctactgcaTCGTACAGGAATTATCTGCTAAAATATGCCTGTAGAGTCGATTAACTCCTATATCAAAACTGGCTCAGTTGTTTCGATTTGTACATCGAATGCGAATAGGACCACTAGGTAAAACCTACCTACATGACACAAAAAATCAGTTCCCATccacatacataattatacacTGCTAAAGTTGTAATTATAACGTTTCCTTTTTGGCTTagtcatttaaaaacaaaatgtgATCGAGAATATAGTATTAGAAAATGAAGTATGCAAGTAGGTAGGGACTTACTTGCTACAAACAAAAATCCATTGGCAAAACTCCTCCCCATCTCACTGGCCACCATATTTAACGATTCCCTTTTTGATTCAACAACTAACAAGTAAACAGAATTTTCATTCACCTTCAGTTCATTCGAAACTGAACCAATCTCTCTCGCATCCATCGGAATGCAAGCGCGAAAGTGCAAGTTATTCGTACTAACAGTGGGGCACTTGACGTTTGTGTTAACATATTCAAGATTGAATAGTACAATTAgaagtaggtacacctactctaAATGTCACTGTTCCCAATTACCCGCTGTTCCTGATTCCTCTATATGCGGCAAACTCGGCTTGCTATATTGTAGATTTACATTAAATAGTGTACTTactatttaaataggtatttatatcAATCTGCGATAAGATGGATGCATTATACCTATTGTATTCCGCGATTATATTCATGCCTAGTTATAGAATTTTATATATCACTTTGGGTCAAGCGTAAATAAAATTACGTGgctatttaaatacattttttattaaattccatCGAGTAAAATAAGACCCCCACAATAATAGGCAGCCCGTTTGGATTGCACTGGCAATAACATAAAACACACCGGCCGTTCTATGAGAAACGCTCACAACTTCCTACACTTAATAGCAATGAAAAGGGTCACTCGAGAAAAAaaccataggtacctacaaagaGTTTTCATAGCTCTTAAGTGTATTAAAATCTTGTAGCCCACTGCGGCGCACAGCCACAAATCCACAATCTACATTTAAACTTTATGTGGGTTCGCACATGTTTCTCATAATCGTGCATGCAAAAACATGTGTACGAGTATTAGGGATAGGTATATTACGTAAGGTATCGACATTATCGTACGCCGCAGTGGGCCGGCGACTCTCTAATAAAAGATGCAATTTTACAATGTGTTTTACATGTCTAGACATCTTTCTCTTTCTTTCTCATAGCTGCGTTCCTTTATTTGCCGGCACTTGCATTTAAATTAACGACTTGACACCGACGTATCAATATATGAACATGTATCTTAACTTTAAAGGAACAACGGAATAAAACATGCAATTTCACCTCAACTAAGATACACGCTATCTCACTTATCACAAATAAACTACAATAATTAAAGCTATATACGTTTGGTTTCCATTTACATCACACTatgcttaaataaatataatggcaCAATTACAATGATTTACTCGATCAAAATGGTGGTCGGTGTAAAATGACTTAACGCAAGGGTCCCCAAACTGTGCGCCGCAGCGCCCTGGGGCGCCCGTGACGTGAGGCAAATCCTTCACACCATGTTGCCTATCTATTTCCAATAGCCTAGCTAGAGGTTAGGGTGCCCCGGTGAAATTGTAAACTTGCAAGTACGCTGCGGACTGTAAAAGATTGGGAACCTCCGACTTAACGGTTTTAGCCTTCTTTTAGCGGTTTCCGATCGTTAATGTGCCGTTGGAAAGTTtcaaaaattgtgaaatttccACATGCAATAATATCGGACACTTCTAACTTTTTTGCATGGAAATCGAAATTTTCCAtatcaaacttcaacattttcTTTTGGTTCCTGTCAATTTTCCTGAAATTTCAGAGAACTTTTCCagctttttggaaactttccgcaacATCTAAAGTTGATCTATTCCATGTGaatcttaaaataatataatagaaTACTACTTAGATAGacctaatgcaaaaaaatatattagcaaTTTGAACAAAGCAGCCATATTGAAAAATATTTCTGGCATTTTAAGAATGTGATCTCTCTGACGTCaaagttcaattttgcataataaAATGGCTTTATTTGAAAAGCGACGACTATAACGGAAGACAAATGTAGGTAATTGTGCCAATTCTACAAAATGCTGGCCAAAAACATGAGCACAACGAGTAGGAACCATCAACTGATGACCGTGTGCCTAGTTAACCACCacctaaaatatataaaaatatttcacttCTTGCAACAATGCAAAAACTGCTCATACATTTTTGGACGGGCCCAAACAAGTTTCGTTGTATGAAAACAAGATAGTTGCGTGGCAAGTCAACGTTCGTACTTTAGTGCGTCCACACCGAGCAAATCAACGACAGAGCTGTGTAACATTTATCTGATAGAGTGAGACAAACATGTTCATTGGTCGTTTCTTGGCTCGATATTGACGTaccattataaatatatacaaccAGGAATTACACAGTAATTAACTGTTAAGAGTTTAACCTAGCACTTCAGCTCTACTTAGGTACAGTTCTGCAAGAGCAAAGGCTGTGAGAAAGAAGTTTATCCTTGTGCCGCccaatgtacattacaatggACATTCTGTGTCAATGGAATTTCAACCTTCTTAAAACTTAGAAAGTAGAATTTTcgaacaaatgaaattcaataaaactaaaacttccATAGTAAACTGTGTGTATGGTGGGCGGCACGAGCATAGGTAGATATTACTATCTCCCTCTAGCAAATAACTGTCTCATGCTCTAACAGGCCAATGAGTATTAGGTTTAAATAAGGTGCTTAATATAATGTCAATTATATAACACAATCGAGAAAAAGCACTAGGCAAATGTCCTAATCGACATTTACATAATTACTTTAATTAGAAACATGGCTACCTATTGACAAGATTTGTATGTTCGGGGCCTACATGCGGTAACAAACTATCAGTCTCAGACTTTGGGCACAATGTACTTAATATATAGGTACTGTATTACTTATAGCCCATAACTTTCGGTTTAGACCTTAGCACACTATTCGTTAAAATGAGACGCATGATCAAATCCCACTGCGGCGCACGGCTAAGCTACACGCTTGTTTGAAACCATTTGAATTTTACATTTCaagttaacccttttccaggccgcgtcggttcgtggttcgcggtaggccctcagcttTGAAGATTAATTTGAAGACAAGTCATCTAATTTGTATATCTTAAATCGGATTGCTAaggttgaaattctattggcgcGCATGTGATggataaatcgtactatgcctggaaaagtgTCAAGAAGGCCTTGCCATGTGATAATTGTTTAATAAAAATTGGCCATTtgaaaaatcgtgggttcaaacctcggttgtGCTCAGCTGTTTAGAGCACAACCGTACAAAATGTACGCTGCAGTAGGAAGCGCCTTTATGAacgaatgtaggtacctactaggtcGTCGAGAAATGAACTCTCCTTTACTAGCTTTACTAGATACCATCTGTCCGATTTTTTTGGGCCTAataatttataacttttttatGTAAAGGTTAAAGGCCTCTACAGATCTAGCATCAaatcgtatgcgattttagataattgccgggtaagtaggttttacgagatcaatcaatcaatcgatcaaataccgcaatgtaacgcAAGTCGCATGCAATTTTCGGGAGGTCTGTGGAGGCCTTAATTTCATTTGTGACTAAGTTTtaatcagtggcggatttgccctaaggccaagtaggcccgggcctagggcggcaagttttttgggggcggcaaattgtgacaaaaaattcgctgattataacaagaaataactcaaaatgtagtcaatatgatgggtgctgagaaaggggcggctacacggcctggggcctaggacggcaaagactgcaaatccgccactggttttaattttaaattaggtTAACGCCACCCTTCGCCGTATGGCCTCTACCTACCTCGTAACGTATTGCGCAACATGTAACATTAAACTGTCTAATCTATAACACATTTATGTTTGTGTCGGCCCGTATAAAAAGGAACCTTAGGCGTGTTATTGTCAATGCGTCAATATAATAGAGCGGGACGTTAGCGCCAATGTCATTTTTATACGAAACGTCACTTTTTTCTTTACAAATAATCCTAATTTGTGTCTACTTGTTCGTACCTGAAACTTTATATTTATATCAACTTGAAAACTTACATCAAAACTTATGTCATAAATAGTACCGGGAATGTTTTACTGATTCTCGGTATTTTTTGACAAAGTAATGTTtatgtcaataaaataaaatgaacacAATTATCAACACTGCGAATATACAATGCTTTGGTATGTgcaattataggtaggtataattccgtacacggcgggaagaagttgataactcgagatattctacTGAAGGAATTTgaacctaaaataaaattacataaggttcaaatttcttcaattttaTCCCGCCagatatcaacttcttcccgccgtgtacggaattATACGTACAGCGTTTAACAATACACTAAACTTTATACTGTACAACTTACATCAAAAACTTTACTAACTTATGTAACTAACGATGCATATCGCTAAATATAAACTATATAAAGTTCCCTAATATTAGATATTAGGCGGGTCCACGCAGAACGAGTCGCCTCGCAAGGAAATTGCCGCCCGAGGCAGTGCGTTCGGGAGTGCGTTTGCTTCGCCCGAGGCATGTCTACACAATCCAAGCTGCAATATCCTCGCGAGGCGGCTCGTTTTGTGTGGGCCCCCCTATTTGCGTTTGTCGTTTTCTGAAGTGTGAACTTGTGAAGTGTGAAACTATGTACATTATACAGCTGAAGTGGCGAGGTGTAA is a window of Cydia splendana chromosome 1, ilCydSple1.2, whole genome shotgun sequence DNA encoding:
- the LOC134798411 gene encoding uncharacterized protein LOC134798411; translated protein: MVASEMGRSFANGFLFVANMLNTVAIDKLVVPELVQAGNATILDCHYSVLDDKFTLQWLFNGSEVYEWRPGTAPKVSDMLEERLDLDYKVSNVSTRQQRSPLRIVQAAPELSGDYTCRIRHDSGANASQTATMLVFSPESEFVLDVQPEGDNNTLNIRCMARGLYPQPDLTLEYNHSPVAQQQRVWRSGALFSAETSTRVRAHRGRAVCRLQLPLAGYAAMRSYVPDNDAKNLQSNAPACNYAPIILSIAMVTIGCVLR